ATAGGCTTCATGGAACCAGCCGAGAGAATAAGCTTTCTCTTTACGATCGCCTAGCCACTCATTGGAAATCAATTGCAATTCGCTAATCAATTCAGCCGAGAATGGCGGTTGCAGAACCTCAAACAATTGCCCTTCACGTTCCGATTTGTTTTTAGCGGTGCGCAATCCTTGATTGCTCTTGCCGGATAAGGTGAATGTATCCAATGGTACCAGAGCTTCCTCACCAAGCTTAAAGAAGTTATAGCCATTTTCATGATAGATGGACAGATATTCGGGAGCTGCTTGGTAAAAGACCACAGTAAGCGCGAAATGATCGGCATAACGCTGGAATTCCTGAATAGCAGCGCCAGCCAATGCCTTGTCGCCAATTGGATCACCGAGTACCACTAACTTATCGCGTACACGAGAATACGGAATCAGAATTTTACCTTCTTGCGCCCAATATAACGTTTTGTCACCGAGATACAGCAGATGGCTGAGCAGATTGCCTTGTTGATTTTGTAAAAATTCGCTTAATTTATCCAACTGCTCGGCATCTGGCAAATCCTCTACGTGACGGTTCGGACGTAACGCGAAAATCGCAGCTAGTACGATTAATGCACTGATAAAGGCGATTACTGCGGTAACTGCATATTCATGTGGGTTCAGGAACCATTGCTGTGCTCGTGAAGGCAGGTGACGCAGCAGCGATGGGTGAATCTGCGAACCGACCAGATAGTAGCATAAGGATGAAATGAAGGCGAGTACGACCCAGACACCGATACTACGCGGCGACAGGCTGGCACTTTCGCGATTGAATTTGGCGCGCGATACCCATAGGATGATCGCGACGATGACTAGAATGATCGCTTCTTCATAATCAAAGCCCTTGGCAAAGGTAAATACCGCACCAGCAATCAGTAAGCCTGCCGTCCATACAAAGGCACGGCGGATACGCAGCGAAATACCGCGTGAAACGATAATCAGCATAATACCAATGACAACCGACAACTGCTCCGAAAAGCGCATAATCGGCAGGGATAGAATATTTTCCATAAACCGCATTCGTTCTATCAAGCCCGGTGTAGCTGCGGACAGCAGCAGGATGATTCCGCTCGCTAGTACAAGCTTACCGAGTGCCCATGCACCTAGATCGCCAAGCAAGCCGAATTGTGAAGGCCAGCCCCAGAATTTGGTCCATGCATTGCGCGAGGAATCGAATCCGTTTGTAACCATGTCCTTCATCTGTCTGCGACTTGGCGTAATCTCGAAAGCCGCTAGTACAAGACCAATCAACCACGGAATAAGGAAATAGAACAGGCGGAACAAGACAAGCGCTGTAATCGCGCGAGTAGAATCGACCCCAATCGTTTGCAGGCCAAGCAATGCAGTCAGGTCAAATGCTCCGATGCCGCCCGGTGCCATACTGATAATACCAGCAATAGCCGCCACGACATAGATTCCGATCGCTGTTGCAAAAGGCAGATGATCCAGATCGTGATACAGGATCAACCAAAATAAGACAGCCGCACATGCCCATTCCAGAAAGGATGCACCAACCGAAGCGATGACGATACTCCACGGCAACTTGCCTTCGCCTTCTTTGTGAAACCATTTGGCGAATAGAGAGGAGCGCTGCATCAGTAGGAAGAACGGTAAGTACAGCGATACACCCCAAACGGCAAAGCGTAGCCACGGATGTG
The DNA window shown above is from Paenibacillus sp. JQZ6Y-1 and carries:
- the mprF gene encoding bifunctional lysylphosphatidylglycerol flippase/synthetase MprF, yielding MRESLRKLKILQLITALFRARIIKILIPVIILVIIIIQGRKEIQHINLGRVLFELHRMPVSAIIQISLASFIAVSAMSTYDYLLRKHFKMDVEWKAAFRYAWIANTFNNMIGFAGLTGVGLRAILYKKSGVPIKTMGSAILFLSPIILVGLSLLGWLTIIGIFPVEPMFDAHPWLRFAVWGVSLYLPFFLLMQRSSLFAKWFHKEGEGKLPWSIVIASVGASFLEWACAAVLFWLILYHDLDHLPFATAIGIYVVAAIAGIISMAPGGIGAFDLTALLGLQTIGVDSTRAITALVLFRLFYFLIPWLIGLVLAAFEITPSRRQMKDMVTNGFDSSRNAWTKFWGWPSQFGLLGDLGAWALGKLVLASGIILLLSAATPGLIERMRFMENILSLPIMRFSEQLSVVIGIMLIIVSRGISLRIRRAFVWTAGLLIAGAVFTFAKGFDYEEAIILVIVAIILWVSRAKFNRESASLSPRSIGVWVVLAFISSLCYYLVGSQIHPSLLRHLPSRAQQWFLNPHEYAVTAVIAFISALIVLAAIFALRPNRHVEDLPDAEQLDKLSEFLQNQQGNLLSHLLYLGDKTLYWAQEGKILIPYSRVRDKLVVLGDPIGDKALAGAAIQEFQRYADHFALTVVFYQAAPEYLSIYHENGYNFFKLGEEALVPLDTFTLSGKSNQGLRTAKNKSEREGQLFEVLQPPFSAELISELQLISNEWLGDRKEKAYSLGWFHEAYLQRAPIALLREANGRILAFATLAPAYDNNRTVSIDLMRHLNETPNGTMDVLFVRLIEWAKESGYSYFNLGMSPLSSVGENVNAHREEKLARLVFQYGGHWYGFEGLRRYKEKFSPEWEARYLAYPAGMQLPFLTIDLVRLVSRKPGKTEHTI